In Acidobacteriota bacterium, a genomic segment contains:
- a CDS encoding NAD(P) transhydrogenase subunit alpha has protein sequence MGAEVAIFLAFILMLSIFLGFELISKVPSTLHTPLMSGANATSGITLVGALLASGSGAEGLSVILGTLAVAFATINVVGGYMVTNRMLAMFKKKGQ, from the coding sequence CTTTCTGGCCTTTATCCTGATGCTTTCGATTTTTTTGGGATTCGAGCTGATTTCCAAGGTCCCATCCACATTGCACACGCCGCTCATGTCGGGCGCCAACGCCACCTCGGGCATCACCCTGGTGGGAGCGCTGCTGGCCTCGGGCTCGGGAGCCGAGGGCCTCAGCGTCATCCTGGGAACCCTGGCGGTGGCCTTCGCCACCATCAACGTGGTGGGAGGCTACATGGTGACCAACCGCATGCTGGCCATGTTCAAGAAGAAGGGACAGTAG
- a CDS encoding NAD(P)(+) transhydrogenase (Re/Si-specific) subunit beta codes for MAIELVYIVSALLFAMGLKLLSSPATARRGNLVSAFGMLLAVGATLFHQGILEFQYIAIGVVVGGLIGAVAAQRVAMTAMPEMVALFNGFGGAASLLVGWSEYVRDPQAMTLFLSVTILLAVLIGGVTFFGSLVAWAKLQDLKLGPLKVGPAFLYPGQQFVNSLLLLGMVAAGVMFALEPAGATAETYFYVVIGISLLLGVLSVMPIGGADMPVVISLLNSYSGLAACAAGFVIQNNILIVAGSLVGASGIILTQIMCKAMNRSLGNVLFSGFGAVSTGPAKGSGEQGEAKPISPEDTYLILEAASSVCVVPGYGLAVAQAQHVVKELGDLLEANGCEVKYAIHPVAGRMPGHMNVLLAEADVPYDNLVEMDDINPIIETIDVCLVIGANDVVNPSAREDESSAIYGMPIIDVDKAKTVIVSKRSLATGFAGIQNPLFFKDNTRMLFGDAKASVQAVVSEFKGH; via the coding sequence ATCGCCATTGAACTCGTCTACATCGTCTCGGCCCTTCTCTTCGCCATGGGACTCAAGCTGCTCAGCTCTCCCGCCACCGCCCGCCGGGGCAACCTGGTTTCGGCTTTCGGCATGCTGCTGGCCGTGGGGGCGACGCTCTTTCACCAGGGCATCCTGGAATTTCAGTACATCGCCATCGGGGTTGTTGTCGGAGGCCTGATCGGCGCCGTGGCCGCTCAGCGCGTGGCCATGACCGCCATGCCCGAGATGGTGGCCCTTTTCAACGGCTTCGGCGGCGCCGCCTCGCTGCTGGTGGGCTGGAGCGAATACGTGAGAGATCCGCAGGCCATGACGCTCTTTCTCTCCGTCACCATTCTCTTGGCCGTCCTCATCGGAGGCGTCACCTTTTTCGGAAGCCTGGTGGCCTGGGCCAAGCTGCAGGACCTCAAGCTGGGGCCGCTCAAGGTCGGTCCCGCCTTTCTTTATCCCGGGCAGCAATTCGTCAATAGCCTCCTGCTTCTGGGCATGGTGGCCGCCGGCGTCATGTTCGCCTTGGAGCCCGCCGGCGCCACGGCCGAGACCTACTTCTATGTGGTTATCGGTATCTCGCTCCTGCTGGGCGTCCTCAGCGTCATGCCCATCGGAGGCGCCGACATGCCGGTGGTGATCTCGCTCCTCAACTCCTACTCGGGACTGGCCGCCTGCGCCGCGGGCTTCGTGATTCAGAACAACATCCTGATCGTGGCCGGATCGCTGGTGGGAGCCAGCGGAATCATCCTCACCCAGATCATGTGCAAGGCCATGAACCGCTCGTTGGGCAACGTGCTCTTCAGCGGATTCGGAGCGGTCAGCACGGGTCCGGCCAAGGGAAGCGGCGAGCAGGGCGAAGCCAAACCCATCTCGCCCGAGGACACCTACCTGATTCTGGAAGCCGCTTCTTCGGTCTGCGTGGTGCCCGGTTACGGACTGGCGGTGGCCCAAGCCCAGCACGTGGTCAAGGAGCTGGGCGATCTGCTGGAAGCCAACGGCTGCGAGGTCAAGTACGCCATCCATCCGGTGGCCGGACGCATGCCCGGACACATGAACGTACTGCTGGCCGAAGCCGACGTGCCCTACGACAATCTGGTGGAGATGGACGACATCAACCCCATCATCGAGACCATCGACGTGTGCCTGGTGATCGGGGCCAACGACGTGGTCAATCCCTCGGCCCGCGAAGACGAGTCCAGCGCCATCTACGGCATGCCCATCATCGACGTCGACAAGGCCAAGACGGTGATCGTCTCCAAGCGCTCGCTGGCCACCGGCTTCGCCGGCATCCAGAATCCGCTCTTCTTCAAGGACAACACCCGCATGCTCTTCGGCGACGCCAAGGCCTCGGTGCAGGCGGTGGTTTCGGAATTCAAGGGACACTAG